The nucleotide sequence TTTTGCTTTGATCCTTCTCAAAGAGTGACTTATAATCAGCTACAGTCCAGGGCTTTCTTCTTTGGGGAAGTTTATGAAAAATTCAACCTCTCGAATGGTTTCTTATAACTTTGTAGACTGTGCCATTGGATTAGAGAGAAAACTTCCAGGGCGCTAATTGAAATGCTGATATGTTCATAAAGATAGCTAACCCAATATGAAGCATACCAGAAATTGATTGCATGGACTGAATTAATggagactgaaataattttttatggttttttgtttgaaatattgctgattctttttgttttgtttttcagagtctggagaatttttttctttggagcTTTTTATTGCCTCTGAGTATACTTTAAGTATATTGAATATAGCATGCTTTCCTCAAACAGAATTTGAGGCATAGTTCTCTCTATGCCTAATTTATCCAGAATTTGTAaattatttgtgaatattcttaattcatgGCAATGTGTTTGCttgcataagttcaataagaatctattttattttatactgcgACACAGGTGGATGAACTGGCTATTTTCCCAGGTCTTTGACTGAAATGACCTTGTGAGAGATTCCAGCAAGGCCAATTTAGGACAGCCTATGTGGACAGTAATCCTCGCCGCACTTTGTGGGGTAATCAGGCCACGTTTATGGGACTGCAGCTTATTTTGCAGGTAGGTTTGTCTTGCTGAGATTTGTCTTTGGTGGAAGTAGGGGACTGGAAAAAGAAAGATTGTTTCAGAAGAAAAGGATAGTATTAGATTAACCTTTGATTCCTGGGGGCCACAGAGTCACCCATGGTATGAGGCTGCCCAGGATGCCCCTTGTCAATATGAAGCAGCCAGAATGATCAACAAGATTCCCCAGGAATGAGGAattgatatttatgtatatactatattattctttttttaagatggggtctcgctctatcgcctaggctggaatgcagtggtgctatcttggctcactgcaacctctgcctcctggtccaagtgattctcctgcctcagcttcctgagtagctgggattacaggtgtgtgccaccatgcctgactaattttgtgtttttaatagagatgtggtttcagtgtattggccaggctggtcttgaaatcctgacctcaagtgatctggctgcctcagcctcccaaagtgctgggattacaatcgtgagtcatcacacccagcctattttaaaaaaaaaaaaaaccaaaaaactgtaAACCATTTAAATTTAGCAATGGAGGGTTTTATACCAACTTTAGTGACACTAAATGTTAATAAGTTCTGATAACCCACTATCATTGGACCAACCTGTACtataatttttgtcattattttagagtgtacggTTAGAAGTTAAccgtaaaacagcctcaggcaggtctttCATGAGGTATCCAAAAGAGGGCATTGTTGTCGCAGGAGGTGACAGCTCCATTcctgttattgcccctgaagaccctccagtgggacaagatgtggagatggaagacagtgatattgatgatcctgaccctgtgtaggctgaggctaatgtgtgtgtctatgtcttggttttttaacaaaaaactattaaaatgtaaaaaaaagaaaaatttaatagaaaaaaagcttataaaataaggatataaagaagacatttttgtagAGCTATACAATATGTTTGTGTTGTAAGTgaagtgttattacaaaaaagtaaaaaagaaaaaagtttaaacatttataaagttaaaaagttacagtaagctaaggttaatttattattgaagaaaacaattttaattaattagtgTAGCTTAAGCATGCAGCGCTTGTGAAGTCTGCAGTAGTGTATAGTAAtgccctaggccttcacattcactcaccacttacTAACTCACCCACAGCAGTTTCCGATCTTGCAAGCTCCATTTATTTATGGTAAGTCTCTATAGAAgcagatcttttaaaaaaatattttatactatatttttactgtaccttttctatgggCCTGTGAGGCCTGTGGGTTCCCGCGTCCCCCAGCTCCCCCCGCAGCCGGCTCCTCAGTGGTCCGCTCTGGTTGCCAGGTGCAGATTCTGTTCCTAACTGAAGGCTGAGTGTTCTTCCCCACTAACTGTGGCCCCGACAGGCCTGGGTTACTGCGGCCACCGCCAGAGCAGCCTTGGAGCTATGGAGGAGCCCGGGGCTACCCCTCAGCCTTACTGGGGGCTGGTCCTGGAGGAGCCACGCAGGGTTGTGGCAGCACTGCCTGAAGGCAGGAGACCAGATTCGAATCCTTATGGATTTCCATGGGAATTGGTGATATGTGCAGCTGTCCTGGGATTTGTTGCTGTTCCCTTTTTCTTGTGGAGAAGTTTTAGATCGGTTAGGAGTCGGCTTTATGTGGGAAGAGAGAAAACGCTTGCTGTAGTGCTTTCTGGACTAATTGAAGAAAAATGTAGACTACTTGAAAAATTTAGCCTTGTTCAAAAAGAGTGTGAAAGCTATGAAGTAGAGTCATCTTTAGAGGATGCCAGCTTTGAGAAGGAGGCAACAGAAGCACAAAGTTTGGAGGCAACCTGTGAAAAGCTGAACAGGTCCAATTCTGAACTGGAGCATGAAATACTCTGTCTAGAAAAGgagttaaaagaagagaaatctaaacaTTCTGAACAAGATAAGGTGATGGCGGATATTTCCAAAAGGATACAGTCTCTAGAAGATGAGTCAAAATCCCTCAAATCCCAAGTAGCTGAAGCCAAAATGACCTGGAAGAGATTTCAAATGAATGAAGAACAAATGAAGATAAGAATACAAGACGCTTTGAATGAAAATTCTCAACTTCAGGAAAGCCAGAAACAGCTTTTGCAAGAAGCTGCAGTATGGAAAGAACAAGTGAGTGAacttaataaacagaaaataacatttgaaaactCCAAAGTACATGCAGAACAAGTTCTAAATGATAAAGAAAAGCACATCGAGACTCTGACTGAACGCCTGCTAAAGATCAAAGATCAGGCTGCTATGCTGGAAGGAGACATAACGGATGATGGTAACTTGGAATTAGAAATGAACAGTGAATCGGAAGATGGTGCTTACTTAGATAATCCTCCAAAAGGAACTTTGAAGAAACTGATTCATGCTGCTAAGTTAAATGCTTCTTTAACAACCttagaaggagaaagaaaccaAATTTATATTCAGTTATCTGAAGTTGATAAAACCAAGGAAGAGCTTAGAGAGCATATTAAAAATCTTCAGATGGAACAAGCATCTTTGCAGTCAGAAAACACACATTTTGAAAGTGAGAATCAGAAGCTTCAACAGAAACTTAAGGTAATGACAGAAttatatcaagaaaataaaatgaagctctACAGGAAATTAATAGTAGAGGAAAATAACCGGCTAGAGAAAGAGAAACTTTCTAAAGTAGACGAAATGATCAGCCATGCCACTGAAGAGCTGGAGACCTGCAGAGAGCGAGCCAAAGAACTTGAAGAAGAATTTGAGAGAACTATTCATTTTTATCAAGGGAAGATTATTTCCCATGAGAAAAAAGCACACGATAATTGTTTGGCAGCACAGACTGCTGAAAGAAACCTCAatgatttaaggaaagaaaatgctcacaacagacaaaaattagctgaaacagcgtttaaaattaaacttttagaaaaagatCCTTATGCACTTGATGTTCCAAATACAGCGTTTGGCAGAGAGCATTCCTCATATGGTCCCTCACCATTGGGTCGGCCTTCATCTGAAACGAGAGCTTTTCTCTATCCTCCAACTTTGTTGGAGGGTCCACTCAGACTCTCACCTCTGCTTCCAGCGGGAGGAGGAAGAGGCCCAAGAGGCCCAGGGAATCCTCGGGACCACCACATTACCAAGGAAAGAGGAGAATCAACCTGTGATAGGTTTACCGATCCTCACAAGGCTCCTTCTGACACTGGGCCCCTGCCACCTCCGTGGGAACAGGACTGTAGGATGATGTTTCCTCCACCAGGACGATCATATCCTGATTCAGCTCTTCCTCCACAAAGGCAAGACAGATTTTATTCTAATTGTGCTAGACATGCTGGGCCAGCAGAACTCAGAAGTTTTAATATACCTTCTTTGGATAAAATGGATGGGTCAATGCCTTCAGAAATGGAATCCAGTAGAAATGATACCAAAGATAATCTTGGTAATTTAAATGTGCCTGATTCATCTCTCCCCGCCGACAGTGAAGGAACTGGTCCTGGTTTTGTTCCTCCACCTCTTGCTCGAATCAGAAGTCCATTGTTTCCAGTGGATATGAGGGGCCCGTTCATGAGAAGAGGACCTCGTTTCgctccacctcctccaggaaccATGTTTGGAGCTTCTCCAGATTATTTTCCACCAAGGGATTTTCCAGGTCCACCACGTGCTCCATTTGCAATGAGAAATGTCTATCCACCGAAGGGTTTTCCTCCTTACCTTCCCCCGAGACCTGGATTCCCCCCTGACACTCCCACATTCTGAAGGTAGAGTGAGTTGCCTTCATGGTTAAGTCTGCCTTCAAATGAGCCTGCTACTGAAGATCCAGAACCACAGCAAGAAACCTGACAATATTTTTGCTCTCTTCAAAAGTCATTTTGACTGTTCTCATTTTCAGTTGAAGTAACTGCTGTTACTTCAGTGATTACACTTTTGCTCAAATTGAAACTTAATAGAATTATAATTCTCAGGATAGTATTTTGTAAATAAGGATGATTTAAATATGAATCTTATGagtaaattatttctattttattttattctagataGTATAACTGTTTTAATTTGGTTAACTAATCCACTATTATATAAAGAACAGTGGGAGATTTATAGATGTAATCTTGCAGGTGGGAAGGCTTTACATTTTAAAGGCCATGGCATTATGCCAAGAACTGTATTTACTGTGGTTGTAGACAAATGTGAAAGTAACTTTAtgcttaattaaataaattttagttggtttaaaaatatatataggttGCATTATTCTTCAGGTATGGAGAGACCAACAGATCAAGAGTCGATTGCAACTGAAAAGATGGTTTGTTACTCACAGatcccaagagaaaggaaagtacTATGCCATGCAGGACTAAATAGGGAGGCAGTATGGTCAGTGAGAAGGCAGGAGGGATGGAAAAACATGGGCAAGAGCCTTTACGGTGGTTTCCATGGGAAGGAATGAGTGAGGCAAGGTTAGCAGGGTTAAGGTTAGCTGTTATAGTTTGAGTAATTTCAGAAGGCTCTGGGTATAGGGGCTGTCCctagttgtctggtacctggccctggggTGCTTAGGGCAGAGGAATAGTGGCCTAGAGTGTGTGAGTCCTGTGGAAGGCTGAAGTAGGTAGCTGGGGGCATGAGCTCTCGACTGGTTAGCTTGTGTGTAAAAAGCATGCTCATGGGCAAGTTGTTTACTGTCTCTAGGAATTGGCTAACCCTGGGAGGGACAGGCCTGCCAAGGTCAGCAGGGCGCTAGATGTTGAAGTGTCAGAATACATAAAAAGACATGGTTAATATGGTATCAGAGCCTCTGTCTTCACGTGGCCTCTCATGAAGGGCTCTAGAGTGAGCTCCCTTAGGGGATGTCAAAGGCCATTCAAGACAGCAGAAGCCACAAGGCCACGTAAAGCTTCAGTAATATCTGAAAGTAGATATTAAGAGTAATATCTTCCCTAGATATTACAAATCATATTATCAAAGAATGTACACCCCCGTGATATTGGAGAAATACCTCCTTTAGAAATTACAAAGAATTTCATCACAGGGTGTACcctcactgtgatattaggagtaatatctcccttatatattatgaataataacatTACAGGGTGtatacccactgtgatattaggaataatatctcCCTTAGATATTATGAAAGGGACCAAGAAACCTTCTATTTCGTTGTTTGCTGTGCCTAGCATCTATTCTGTAGATCACTCCGTTGTTCAAGTGGCTGCTGAGGCTGTAGCCATTACCTTCTCATTTTGGTCATAAGAGATGGAAGCTAGGAAGAAAGTACACATCCAACCCTTTAAAGATAGTTCCTAGAAATTACACTTATCACATCTGCTCACATCCTGTGGGccagaagaaataaacaacataGTATATCTAGCTGCAAATGAGGCTGAAAAATACCATCATTATTCCCTACAACCATGTGgtcaactaaaaacaaaaaattacattaCTAAAGAAGAGTAAAACAGAACAGATATTGAAAGATAACAAGCAGTCTCTGACGCAGCATCTAAGAATAATTATTCCTTTTCCTGATATCCTGAGCACTAAGATCAAGCTCAAATTTCAGCCTTCACGTTGACAGCCATTAGAGAAAGTAAATGCACTTCATAAACTAGGGAAATGAGAATTAATGAATCTCAGGGTTCCCCTCCGccctttttttggagatggattctcattttgtcacccatgctggagtgcagtggagctgcgatcttggctcactgaaacctccacctctggagttcaagcgattctcctgcctcaccctcctgagtagctaggattacaggtgtgtgccaccacacccagctaatttgtgtatttttagcaaagacaaggtttcaccgtgttggccaggctggtctcgaactcctgatctcaagtgatctggccaccttggcctcccaaagtgctgggattacagggggatTACAGGgggaaccactgcacctggcctttttttccctttgtaaaaACCCTCTTCATTAATACTAAGAGTGTTCTTGAAAGCTACAGAGAACTAAATCTCCCTTTCAGAGAATTGATAAGGCCCTGGTTATTTCCTCTTCACttcacaagatttttttttttttttgagacgggattttgctctgttgcccagactgaagtgcagtgggacaatcatcgctcactgcagccttgacatcctggactcaagcagtcctcctgcctcagcctccccagtagctggaatgacaggcacagtccacaacacctggctaatttttaatgtttaattttttgttgttgttgtagagatagggtctcaccatgttgcccatgctagtctcaaactcctgggctcaagagatcctcccacctcagcctcccaaactactgggattacaggagtgagtcatcATGCCCGGCCCACTTCACAAGATTTAAGACATTGTCTCAGATTCTCAACATCTCCTGGACCTTGGCCACAGCCTCCTATTGGTTTCCTTGTCTCTGCTCTCTCCCTACTCCAAACCATTGCCTACCCTTCCGCTGGAGTTACTAAATCTGCCTATGTAAAACGCTCCTTTGGCTCCTAGAGGATAAATGATTACTTCCTTAGCCTACATATGAGACCCTCCACTGCGGGCCCCAGCCTCCCTTCATCCCCGCCCCTGCCTACTGCTCACTGTTCCCTGGCCAGGCCTGTGCTTGTGCACattgcttcctctgcctggaatgtgcaTCTCTTTAGGTTGAGACTATCCTGTTTATCTCTGAAAAACTGGTTCTATTCCTCCCCCATCCCAAGAAAGAACAGGTAATTGTTCCCTCTGCTGTGTTCCCATTACATTTTCTTTGTAGAGTCACACTGTAATGATCTCTTCACAGATCTCTTGTCCTGATCACTCTGTAAGCTCCTCAGAGGCAAAGAACATCATGTCTTACCAAGTTACCTACATACCAGGGGCTGTCTGGTGCCTGACACAAACAGAACAGAATGAAGTAGAGGCTCAGCAAAAGCTAGTGGTCAGCCAGGAGCGGTGGgccatgtctgtaatctcagcactttggaaggctgaggtgggtggatcacctgaggtcaggagttcgagaacagcctggtcagcatggtgaaacctcatgtctactaaaaatacaaaaattagctaggcatggtgttgGGTGTATGTAAtaccagctcctcgggaggctgaggcaggagaattgcctgaacccagaaggtggaggttgcagttatcCTAGATcttatcactgcactccagcctgggtgacaagagtgaaattctgtctcaaaaaaaaaaaaaaaaaaaaaaagctggtggTCAGATCGATGGAAACAAATTCATGAAAATGTTTCCTTCAACCTGAGAAAGctgattaataaaagaaaaacatgtaaaataaaataaaatgtttctgtctGGCAATGATCAGAATCAtatttgcttctcttttcttttcttttttttttttgagtttctctcttgtcacccaggctggtgtgcaatggtgcaatcacagcttactgccacctccaactcccgggttcaggcaattctcctgcctcagcctcccgagtagggtAGGTGCTCAGCCTCCGAGCTGGgtaggtgctcaccaccacgcctggctaatttttgtagttttagtagagtctgggtttcgccatgttgggtaggctggtctcaaactgctgacctcaggtgatcaaaatgctcccaaaatgctgggatttccggcatgagccaccgcgcctggcccatatttGCTTTTCTTAACTAGGTTGCACTAAATACCTATTACAGTCAACAGACTGAGTTGAAGTCTTAAGAGACACATCAAacattcacttattcactcaGAGGGGCCAGATTCGGTGCCAGACCTCTACTGAGGAGGCCACTACAGTAACCTGGGGGAGAAATGAGGGTGGCTCAGCCACTAGAACCAACTAAGAAGACcacaattattaaaatttttattatttattaagaaacagggtcttgctatgttgcctgtgctggagtgcagtggctattcacaggcatgatcatagctcactgagcctcaaactcctgggctcaagccatcctccagcctcagcctctcaagtagctgggaccacaggtgcctgccactatgcctggcttaaaAGACCACAACGTTTTAGAGCTATCTTCTGGTGGCACATCTGCAGTTTTACCTTTAGTAAAAGTGCTACATTCTTCATTCTAGACCACTGCATTCTGAGCCATCAGTATAAGCATTTATTTCCCTGAATAAGATGAAGCCAAAGACCTACTGCCTTAACAATGGACAGACAGTGGAACAGAGCATGAAATAGCTCTTTGTCctgaaaagggtttttttttaggAAACAGCAGAGACTGTAAAGATGCTGAAGCCTCTGCCCCTCTTCCGTGGAGACCAACAACCTTCATTTCCAGTCTCAGTTCCTGTGCCGTCCACACGGAGGGTCCAGTGATGATCTTGTTCCCATCCATCCAGGCTATGACTAAGGGAGGAAAATGAACAGTGGTACTGATTGAGGGAAGCTTTCTTGAAGTCTTCTGTTTCCTTATGAAGTATCTGGATGACAAGCTTCCCTTCAATGCATTCTCAGGAGCTTCATCTTTTCCCAGAGCAGAGGCTGAGAAAATTATTAAGATTTCTGATGCAGTTTGTCCCACCCTAACACATCACAAGTGCGAGCATTTGAAGAACAAGAGCCacatgcctttatttatttatttatttatttatttatttatttatttatttttacagagcctggctctgttgcccaggctggagtgcagtgatgcaatcttacctcatctctgcctctggggctcaagttatcctctcacttcagcctcctgagtagctggtactacaggtgcacaccacaatgctcgactaattttttgtagagacaaggtttttccctgtggcccaggctggactcaaactcctgggctgaagcgatcctcccgccttggcctcccggagtggggggattacaggcctctgcacccagccacctTCTCTTTTTGTTAATAAACTCTTTGCAGTGCCCAGCTGAGAGTGGGGACTCAATAAATGTCAATAGAGGATTGTGTTTTTACAGACAGATGGACATGGAAGAACCCAGAAATACTGGTGTTACTATGGTTTATTTAGTTTGCTGGATTTCAACATCAAATGAGAGAAGTATTCTAttgtagaaaaacagaaattctattggatataaatttaataaaaatctcGAGAACTATTCAGAAACAACGAAATAAAACCATACTTAAGAGTATgtgggctaggcacggtggctcacgcctgtaatcccagcactttggaggctgaggcaggtggatcacctgaggtcgggagttggagaccagcctgatgaacatggataaacctcgtctctaaaaatacaaaattagccgggcgtggtgacccatacctgtattcccagctactctggaggctgaggcaggagaattgtttgaaccctggaggaggaggttgcagttagccgagattgcacattgcactccagcctgggtaacaagagcaaaactccatctcaaaaaaaaaaaaaaaaaagtatatgaagtTTAAAACTTCATACCTTTAAGTAAGATTATAATGTTCTTATAACATACTAGCCAgctgaagtggctcacacctatatcccaacactttggaaggctgaggcaggaggatcgcttgagcccaggagttggagaataGACTGAgcagcaacatagggagacacagactctataatctttttttttttgagatggactttcgctcttattgcccaggctggagtgcaatggcgtgatctcagctcaccgcaaactccacccccagattcaagcgattctccagcctcacactcacaagtagctgggattacaggtgcccaccacaatgcctggctaactttttgtatttttgtatggttttcttttttttgagacagaatctggctctgtcactcaggctagagtgcagtggcatgagcttggcttgctgcaacctccgcctcccgggttcaagagatgcttttgcctcagcctcttgagtagctgggattacaggcatgtgccaccacacccagctaatttttgtatttttagtagagacggggtttcaccatgttggtcaggctggtcttgaactcctggcctcgagatccactcccctcggcctcccaaagcactggaattacaggcgtgggccaatgcgcccagcccacattttgtatttttagtagagacagggtttcaccatgttggcccggctggtctcgaactcctgacctcaattgatccacacaacttggcctcccaaagggctgggattacaggtgtgagctaacGTGTACCGACTACAGAATTGTTTTTTTTActtgtcaggtgtggtggtgagcccCTCCTGTGCGTACACCCTGTGATATATTATTAGTAATATCTAAAAGAAGAttttactcctaatatcacagtgggtgtacaccctgtgatattattcgtaatatctaAAAGAAGCTACTACTGCTATTATCActgtgggtgtacaccctgtgatattattcataatatctaaaaGAAGCTACTACTGCTATTATCACTgtgggtgtacactctgtgatataaTTCGTAATATCTAAAAGAAGATATTGCTCCTAATACCATGGTGAGTGTACACACTGCGATACTATTTGTAATAGCTAAAAgaagatattatttgtaatacctAGAAGAAGACATTGCTTCTAATACCACGGTAGGTGTACACCCTGCGATACTATTTGTAATATCTAaaagatattatttgtaatacctAGAAGTAGacattactcctaatatcacagtgggtgtacactctgtgatattattcatagtaGCTAAGGGAGGTATTACTCCTAATTTCACAGTGgctgtacaccctgtgatattttttgtaatatataaGGGCAATATTACTCTAgcatcacagtgggtgtacaccctatgATGTACATCctatgatgtttcttttttttttgagaccgagtctcactctgtcacccaggctggtgtgcagtggtgcgatctcagctaactgcaagctctgcctcccaggttctcgccattctcctgcctcagcctcccgagtagctgggactacaggtgcctgccaccacgcctggctaatttttttgtatttttaatagagacggggtttcaccgtgttagccaggatggtctcaatctcctgacctcgtgatccgcctttctcagcctcctaaagtgctgggattacaggcatgagccaccgtgaccggcctgagtgtgatatttcttttaaaatgtcacaGTGGGtttacaccctgtgatattatttgcaaTATCCaagggagatattactcctaatgtcaTAGTGGGTGTACACCCTTTAATATTTTTAGGAATATTCAAGTTAGATATTATTCataatgtcacagtgggtgtacaccctgtgatattattcataatatccaaggGTGATATTAGGCCTAATATCACAGTGgttgtacaccctgtgatattttcaaaatatccaagggagatattactcctaatatcacagtgggtgtacacccggtgatattattcataatatccgagggagatgttactcctaatatcacagtgcaTTTATACACTGTGATCTTATTCTTAATATCCAAGattgatattactcctaatatcacagtgggtgtacacccggtgatattattcataatatccgagggagatgttactcctaatatcacagtgcaTTTATACACTGTGATCTTATTCTTAATATCCAAGattgatattactcctaatatcacagtgggtgtacaccctgtgatattattgcTAATATCTAA is from Pongo abelii isolate AG06213 chromosome 14, NHGRI_mPonAbe1-v2.0_pri, whole genome shotgun sequence and encodes:
- the LOC100440867 gene encoding cTAGE family member 2, giving the protein MEEPGATPQPYWGLVLEEPRRVVAALPEGRRPDSNPYGFPWELVICAAVLGFVAVPFFLWRSFRSVRSRLYVGREKTLAVVLSGLIEEKCRLLEKFSLVQKECESYEVESSLEDASFEKEATEAQSLEATCEKLNRSNSELEHEILCLEKELKEEKSKHSEQDKVMADISKRIQSLEDESKSLKSQVAEAKMTWKRFQMNEEQMKIRIQDALNENSQLQESQKQLLQEAAVWKEQVSELNKQKITFENSKVHAEQVLNDKEKHIETLTERLLKIKDQAAMLEGDITDDGNLELEMNSESEDGAYLDNPPKGTLKKLIHAAKLNASLTTLEGERNQIYIQLSEVDKTKEELREHIKNLQMEQASLQSENTHFESENQKLQQKLKVMTELYQENKMKLYRKLIVEENNRLEKEKLSKVDEMISHATEELETCRERAKELEEEFERTIHFYQGKIISHEKKAHDNCLAAQTAERNLNDLRKENAHNRQKLAETAFKIKLLEKDPYALDVPNTAFGREHSSYGPSPLGRPSSETRAFLYPPTLLEGPLRLSPLLPAGGGRGPRGPGNPRDHHITKERGESTCDRFTDPHKAPSDTGPLPPPWEQDCRMMFPPPGRSYPDSALPPQRQDRFYSNCARHAGPAELRSFNIPSLDKMDGSMPSEMESSRNDTKDNLGNLNVPDSSLPADSEGTGPGFVPPPLARIRSPLFPVDMRGPFMRRGPRFAPPPPGTMFGASPDYFPPRDFPGPPRAPFAMRNVYPPKGFPPYLPPRPGFPPDTPTF